The following proteins are co-located in the Limanda limanda chromosome 5, fLimLim1.1, whole genome shotgun sequence genome:
- the c5h5orf34 gene encoding uncharacterized protein C5orf34 homolog, translated as METDPGVSSMVMWEDESVDVRYVDGSQLQVSPCGGEFLLVKASDPSQHPLQPRERVRQRTRFTISSYKELMTAALAFRNKYASRPYLPQELVPAEHKTAFSIDSDVMWPEFSSCEAELGPGGETIIRSEEGRATLMLSPSGEDFSIEFQCRLSQFQNPQHSAESFSRDAECRASRQQHPGAMYQSTTVVQHHSCFAHAPMWRYPLSLALHHWTTRVSQLKEVTAVRSDCSAQADRKIDMSDISSEERRSCLPQALALTCLSPHRHRWKSKDEDLPAELMKVMWCQGVTYRILSGAVSVMEVSPGDGSVIRSNGVLNTYFTHHRPELQSGRLKEISYHLNNLPPDVVGQAYSISSIVNRASRILTCYDQAKQSLTLPATLSCLQGTIEVVVHIYSISTVFQVLKYINMVFCLQGRPAVPEGYLSPAEHRMIVTERQENLSDIVAAEVEKIQRFNFLLENSKLQRGEKACVEQKCPSAEEETHEPLSESSIAEALHRTSKAIQEIDALVSATKLT; from the exons ATGGAGACCGACCCCGGTGTCAGCTCAATGGTCATGTGGGAGGACGAGTCGGTGGACGTCCGCTACGTGGACGGGTCCCAGCTGCAAGTGTCCCCCTGCGGCGGGGAGTTCCTGCTGGTGAAAGCCTCCGACCCCTCCCAGCATCCTCTGCAGCCCCGAGAGAGGGTCCGCCAGAGGACCAGGTTCACCATCAGCTCATACAAG GAGTTGATGACAGCTGCTCTGGCGTTTAGGAATAAATATGCAAGTCGACCATACCTGCCACAGGAACTCGTCCCTGCTGAGCACAAGACG GCTTTCAGTATCGACTCGGATGTGATGTGGCCTGAGTTCTCCTCCTGTGAAGCTGAGCTCGGGCCTGGAGGTGAAACCATCATCCGGTCCGAGGAGGGACGAGCTACGCTGATGCTGTCGCCCTCAGGAGAAGACTTCTCCATCGAGTTCCAGTGCAGACTCAGCCAGTTTCAGAATCCTCAGCACAGTGCGGAGAGTTTCAGCAGGGACGCAGAATGCAGGGCGAGCAGGCAGCAGCAT CCTGGGGCGATGTACCAATCCACCACAGTGGTCCAGCATCACTCGTGCTTTGCTCATGCCCCCATGTGGCGCTACCCTCTCTCCTTAGCTCTCCACCACTGGACAACGCGTGTCTCCCAACTTAAAGAAGTCACAGCGGTCAGATCCGATTGTTCTGCCCAAGCAGACAGGAAAATAGACATGTCGGACATATCCAGTGAAGAGAGAAGGTCTTGTCTACCTCAGGCACTGGCTCTCACATGTCTGTCCCCTCACAGACACAG GTGGAAGAGTAAAGATGAGGACCTTCCAGCCGAGCTGATGAAAGTGATGTGGTGTCAAGGAGTCACCTACAG GATACTGAGTGGAGCTGTCTCAGTCATGGAGGTTTCTCCAGGAGATGGATCAGTGATCCGTTCCAACGGTGTCCTCAACACTTACTTTACCCATCACCGCCCTGAGCTCCAGTCAGGGCGG CTGAAAGAGATATCATACCATCTGAATAACCTTCCACCAGATGTAGTTGGACAGGCCTACTCCATAAGCTCTATTGTGAATCGTGCAAGCAG GATCCTCACCTGCTATGACCAGGCCAAACAATCGCTGACGCTCCCTGCAACACTCAGCTGCTTGCAAGGGACCATAGAGGTAGTTGTTCATATCTACAGTATTTCCACAGTATTCCAGGTTCTAAAGTATATTAATATGGTATTTTGTTTGCAGGGCAGACCTGCAGTGCCTGAAGGATATCTTTCACCTGCAGAGCATCGAATGATTGTTACAGAGAGACAAGAAAACCT GTCAGATATTGTAGCTGCAGAGGTGGAGAAGATACAACGGTTCAACT TTCTTCTGGAGAATAGCAAGCTGCAAAGAGGTGAGAAAGCATGTGTGGAGCAGAAATGTCcttctgcagaggaggagactcATGAACCACTGAGTGAGAGCTCCATTGCTGAAGCTCTTCACAGGACGTCCAAGGCCATACAGGAGATTGATGCTCTTGTGTCTGCAACAAAACTGACTTGA
- the rnf34a gene encoding E3 ubiquitin-protein ligase RNF34a: protein MKAGASSLWASCCGLLNEVMGTGAVRGQQPGFGAGAGPFRFAPSAGYSTYPPTSSGSPNPVCKNCGQAFSVFRRKYICCDCTKGFCSMCSVLQENLRICATCHLLKATAFQRPRLMRLRVKDLRQYLLLRNIPIDTCREKDDLVDLVLCHQGIEEEEDPDTGSLHSRSLYTPSTTQSASELSALVTPQEEPLSRSDSSDTNQDIGDATSVSLLNVDPSEHTPEVSPLTRRRARASLTDISSLRDVEGLSVRQLKEILARNFVNYSGCCEKWELVERVSRLYRETEKNRKSLEKDSSNVTTDGVKGPLTTQDDNLCRICMDASIDCVLLECGHMVTCTKCGKRMSECPICRQYVVRAVHVFKS from the exons ATGAAG GCAGGGGCCTCGTCCTTGTGGGCTTCATGCTGTGGTCTGCTGAATGAGGTCATGGGTACAGGGGCCGTCCGAGGCCAGCAGCCGGGGTTCGGGGCCGGTGCTGGACCCTTCCGATTTGCACCCAGTGCGGGATACTCCACATACCCCCCCACCAGCTCAGGGAGTCCCAATCCTGTATGCAAGAACTGTGGCCAGGCCTTCTCGGTCTTCAGGAGGAAG TATATTTGCTGCGACTGCACGAAGGGCTTCTGCTCGATGTGCTCCGTGCTTCAGGAGAATCTGCGCATTTGTGCCACATGCCATTTGCTGAAAGCCACAGCCTTTCAGCGCCCTCGGCTCATGCGTCTACGAGTAAAAGACCTGCGGCAGTACTTGCTGCTGCGCAACATCCCCATCGATACCTGCAGGGAAAAGGATGACTTGGTGGACTTGGTGCTCTGCCATCAAGgcattgaggaggaggaggaccctGACACGGGCAGCTTGCACTCACGTTCCCTGTATACCCCTTCTACCACACAATCTGCCTCTGAGCTGTCGGCTCTTGTCACCCCTCAGGAGGAGCCGCTCAGCAGGAGTGATAGCTCTGATACGAACCAG GATATAGGTGACGCGACGTCTGTGTCTCTCCTTAACGTGGATCCCAGTGAACACACCCCTGAG GTGAGTCCTCTGACGCGGCGTCGGGCCAGAGCGTCGCTCACGGACATTTCCAGCTTGAGGGACGTAGAGGGCCTGTCCGTCAGGCAGCTGAAGGAGATCCTGGCCAGGAACTTTGTCAACTATTCAGGGTGCTGTGAGAAGTGGGAGCTGGTGGAGCGCGTCAGCAGACTgtacagagagacggagaagaaCAGGAAATCAT TGGAAAAAGACAGCAGTAATGTAACCACAG ATGGCGTGAAGGGTCCACTGACGACTCAGGACGACAACCTCTGCAGGATCTGCATGGACGCATCCATCGACTGTGTTCTTCTGGAGTGCGGTCACATGGTCACCTGCACCAAGTGCGGCAAGAGGATGAGCGAGTGCCCGATCTGCAGGCAGTACGTTGTGAGGGCCGTGCACGTCTTCAAGTCCTAA